Proteins from one Fragaria vesca subsp. vesca linkage group LG6, FraVesHawaii_1.0, whole genome shotgun sequence genomic window:
- the LOC101306059 gene encoding galactinol synthase 2-like isoform 1: MVPRITKAAKTVSTVKSATARSRAYVTFLAGNGDYVKGVVGLAKGLRKVESKYPLVVAILPDVPEEHRQILVSQGCIVREIEPVYPPENQTQFAMAYYVINYSKLRIWEFVEYSKMIYLDGDIQVFENIDHLFDYPDNYLYAVKDCFCEPNWRHSPQFKIGYCQQCPDKVQWDNSLGPKPPLYFNAGMFVYEPSLSTYQELLSALKTSTPTSFAEQDFLNDFFKDKYKPIPSEYNLVLAMLWRHPENIELDKVKVVHYCANGSKPWRYNGEGENMQRDDIKMLVKRWWDIYNDESLDYNNTVAPRAARNRTRRVNLQPFQMALSTGAGDLNYFTAPSAA; encoded by the exons ATGGTTCCTCGTATCACCAAAGCTGCCAAAACCGTTTCAACCGTCAAGTCCGCCACTGCACGTAGCCGTGCCTATGTGACGTTCTTGGCCGGAAACGGTGACTATGTGAAAGGTGTGGTTGGGTTGGCCAAGGGTTTAAGGAAGGTTGAGAGCAAGTATCCACTAGTTGTGGCTATCTTGCCAGACGTCCCTGAAGAACACCGTCAGATCCTAGTTTCTCAGGGCTGTATAGTCCGAGAGATCGAGCCTGTCTACCCTCCTGAGAACCAGACCCAGTTTGCCATGGCCTACTACGTCATCAACTACTCCAAGCTTCGTATTTGGGAG TTTGTCGAGTATAGCAAGATGATCTACTTGGATGGAGATATCCAAGTGTTTGAGAACATCGACCATCTGTTCGACTATCCAGACAACTACTTATATGCTGTCAAGGATTGCTTCTGTGAGCCCAACTGGAGGCACAGTCCCCAGTTCAAGATTGGATACTGCCAGCAGTGCCCAGATAAGGTTCAGTGGGACAATAGCTTGGGTCCGAAGCCACCTCTATATTTTAACGCAGGCATGTTTGTCTATGAGCCTAGCTTGTCCACTTACCAGGAACTCCTCAGTGCCCTCAAGACTAGCACACCTACTTCATTTGCTGAGCAGGATTTCTTGAACGATTTCTTCAAGGATAAGTACAAGCCTATCCCTTCAGAATACAACCTTGTTTTGGCCATGCTTTGGCGCCACCCTGAAAACATTGAACTGGACAAAGTCAAGGTTGTCCACTACTGTGCTAAT GGGTCCAAGCCATGGAGGTACAATGGAGAAGGGGAGAACATGCAGAGGGATGACATTAAGATGCTAGTGAAGAGGTGGTGGGATATCTACAACGATGAGTCATTGGATTACAACAACACCGTTGCTCCTCGGGCGGCTAGAAATAGAACTCGGCGAGTGAACCTACAGCCCTTTCAGATGGCTTTGTCTACGGGGGCTGGTGATCTCAACTATTTTACCGCCCCATCCGCTGCTTAG
- the LOC101306059 gene encoding galactinol synthase 2-like isoform 2 yields the protein MVPRITKAAKTVSTVKSATARSRAYVTFLAGNGDYVKGVVGLAKGLRKVESKYPLVVAILPDVPEEHRQILVSQGCIVREIEPVYPPENQTQFAMAYYVINYSKLRIWEVRFVEYSKMIYLDGDIQVFENIDHLFDYPDNYLYAVKDCFCEPNWRHSPQFKIGYCQQCPDKVQWDNSLGPKPPLYFNAGMFVYEPSLSTYQELLSALKTSTPTSFAEQDFLNDFFKDKYKPIPSEYNLVLAMLWRHPENIELDKVKVVHYCANVSVTPYSIT from the exons ATGGTTCCTCGTATCACCAAAGCTGCCAAAACCGTTTCAACCGTCAAGTCCGCCACTGCACGTAGCCGTGCCTATGTGACGTTCTTGGCCGGAAACGGTGACTATGTGAAAGGTGTGGTTGGGTTGGCCAAGGGTTTAAGGAAGGTTGAGAGCAAGTATCCACTAGTTGTGGCTATCTTGCCAGACGTCCCTGAAGAACACCGTCAGATCCTAGTTTCTCAGGGCTGTATAGTCCGAGAGATCGAGCCTGTCTACCCTCCTGAGAACCAGACCCAGTTTGCCATGGCCTACTACGTCATCAACTACTCCAAGCTTCGTATTTGGGAGGTACGT TTTGTCGAGTATAGCAAGATGATCTACTTGGATGGAGATATCCAAGTGTTTGAGAACATCGACCATCTGTTCGACTATCCAGACAACTACTTATATGCTGTCAAGGATTGCTTCTGTGAGCCCAACTGGAGGCACAGTCCCCAGTTCAAGATTGGATACTGCCAGCAGTGCCCAGATAAGGTTCAGTGGGACAATAGCTTGGGTCCGAAGCCACCTCTATATTTTAACGCAGGCATGTTTGTCTATGAGCCTAGCTTGTCCACTTACCAGGAACTCCTCAGTGCCCTCAAGACTAGCACACCTACTTCATTTGCTGAGCAGGATTTCTTGAACGATTTCTTCAAGGATAAGTACAAGCCTATCCCTTCAGAATACAACCTTGTTTTGGCCATGCTTTGGCGCCACCCTGAAAACATTGAACTGGACAAAGTCAAGGTTGTCCACTACTGTGCTAATGTGAGTGTTACTCCCTATTCGATTACTTAA
- the LOC101305769 gene encoding galactinol synthase 2-like, translating to MAPHDITSAAILPTKAATSPSRAYVTFLAGNGDYVKGVVGLAKGLRKVKSKYPLVVAILPDVPEEHRQILVSQGCIVREIEPVHPPENQTHYAMAYYVINYSKLRIWEFVEYSKMIYLDGDIQVFQNIDHLFDYPDNYFYAVMDCFCETNWRDSPQFKIGYCQQCPDRVQWDNSLGPKPPLYFNAGMFVYEPNLSTYHDLLSTLKTSTPTLFAEQDFLNVFFRDKYVPIPSNYNLVLAMLWRHPENIELEKVKVVHYCANGSKPWRYNGEGENMEREDIKMLVKKWWEIYDDESLDYQNCIGAAESGNGTEQVNLQPFVAALSKAGHVNFIPAPSAA from the exons ATGGCTCCTCATGATATTACCTCCGCCGCTATCCTCCCCACCAAGGCCGCCACTTCCCCAAGCAGAGCCTATGTGACGTTCTTGGCCGGAAACGGCGACTACGTCAAAGGTGTGGTTGGTCTGGCCAAGGGTTTGAGGAAGGTGAAGAGCAAGTACCCACTAGTTGTGGCTATCTTGCCTGATGTTCCTGAAGAGCACCGTCAGATCCTTGTCTCTCAGGGCTGCATAGTCCGAGAGATCGAGCCTGTTCACCCTCCTGAGAACCAGACTCACTACGCCATGGCGTACTACGTCATCAACTACTCCAAGCTTCGTATTTGGGAG TTTGTGGAGTATAGCAAGATGATCTACTTGGACGGTGATATCCAAGTTTTTCAGAACATTGACCACTTGTTTGACTACCCGGACAACTACTTCTATGCTGTGATGGATTGCTTTTGTGAGACCAATTGGAGGGATAGTCCCCAGTTCAAGATTGGGTACTGCCAGCAGTGCCCCGACAGGGTACAATGGGATAATAGCTTGGGTCCCAAGCCTCCTTTGTATTTCAATGCTGGCATGTTCGTTTACGAGCCAAACTTGTCTACTTACCATGATCTCTTGAGCACCCTCAAGACTTCTACTCCTACTTTGTTTGCTGAGCAG GATTTCTTGAATGTGTTCTTTAGGGACAAGTACGTGCCTATCCCTTCAAACTACAACCTTGTGTTGGCTATGCTGTGGCGCCACCCTGAAAACATTGAGCTAGAGAAGGTCAAAGTTGTCCACTATTGTGCTAAT GGTTCTAAGCCATGGAGGTACAATGGAGAAGGGGAGAATATGGAGCGAGAAGACATCAAGATGCTGGTGAAGAAATGGTGGGAGATTTATGATGACGAGTCCTTGGATTACCAGAATTGCATCGGTGCTGCCGAGTCTGGAAATGGCACCGAGCAAGTTAACCTGCAGCCATTTGTGGCGGCACTGTCGAAGGCTGGCCATGTTAATTTTATTCCCGCCCCATCAGCTGCCTAG